A region of the Methanobrevibacter sp. genome:
TCCCCAACGCAGATTGCAAGCACATTCAATCCTTTGCGTGCTGCATTTGCAGTTGCTTGGGGTGCGGCATATTCAATATCCAAAGGCAAACCCAGTTTTTTAACCACTGCACGGGAAACGGTTCCTGCAACGGCAACCTTATCTATTGCTTCGCCGGTGTTGGTTCCGTTATCATAAACGTTTTTAATCAGGTCTAAATCGCATGCTTTGGATCCGCCATCTTTGATTGTTGGCACATTAATGACGGTGACTTCGCCCACGGTCATGTCTATAAGTCCTGTAAGATTGCTTAAGGCAACATCCATATTTTCTTCAGCATCTTCCAAGACTATGCCTGTTGCATTTTCTTCTTTTTTATGAGCATATAAGACTCCATCTTCCATAAAAAGACCAACAAGTTCATCTTTTTTAAGGTCTTCTTTGGCAATTGCCGGCCAGATTGTTTTATAGTGGTTCATGGTTTCCAAAACAGAATCTGAATATTTCCTTAAGCTTATAGCATCTTTTTTAACTTTGTCGATGCCTGATTGAGTTATTTTATAAGGGGACCTGCCATCCTTGGATGTGATGTATCCCTGTTCAATTAAAGTTTTAATGTTTTCTGAAACAGCCTGTATTGTAATTCCCAAAGTATTAGCCAAATCTTTTTGTTTGAGGTGAGGGTCTTGTTTTGATATTTCACTCAATATTTGAAAATGTGTAAGCGCACCTCTTTTTTTAAATGCTTTCATGATATTCATTCCTCAATTTAAATTGATATGTTTTATATTTTTAATTTATCTTATATAAATATTAGTTTGTTAATTTTCCAGTTAATTCCTCGTTAAATCGTTCAATGAATTCTGATTTTTTATCAAGTGGAATGTAGGCACCGCATGCCATTGCGTGGCCTCCGCCAGTTCCTCCGACTTCCGATGAGATTTCA
Encoded here:
- a CDS encoding winged helix-turn-helix transcriptional regulator; protein product: MKAFKKRGALTHFQILSEISKQDPHLKQKDLANTLGITIQAVSENIKTLIEQGYITSKDGRSPYKITQSGIDKVKKDAISLRKYSDSVLETMNHYKTIWPAIAKEDLKKDELVGLFMEDGVLYAHKKEENATGIVLEDAEENMDVALSNLTGLIDMTVGEVTVINVPTIKDGGSKACDLDLIKNVYDNGTNTGEAIDKVAVAGTVSRAVVKKLGLPLDIEYAAPQATANAARKGLNVLAICVGDMSKAFTRELENEKIKYNIIDGGK